From a region of the Rhipicephalus microplus isolate Deutch F79 chromosome X, USDA_Rmic, whole genome shotgun sequence genome:
- the LOC119187639 gene encoding uncharacterized protein LOC119187639 → MKLNIGFIVLVTTGYVGAYEVNNARRQPLRGLRNHAFDFGSSSASSKLVFTGPNALERMLSQSIGQSLEEGIISGAGGQRAIVQEIGHGFNPSVAHIVGHPNVHGFHQAFPPGALHGISYAGVQSAGQEFQRNVGKTLQHAVIPSFAQQLTQGGARGLSQGVTIGAARGVNPTVIQRMTRTKSKAPQRTTGQQVVHTMLPAGSYVSSPSYVSNSGFVRAFQPNYDSSYASPTFTSSVHDDFSFGDSKVIHGPTYVVHTFGSNRDPYFSSLKSYTSKSHRSSKPYVRKAIVIKEKGRHRL, encoded by the exons ATGAAGTTG aaCATTGGCTTCATTGTCCTTGTCACGACAGGGTACGTTGGTGCGTACGAGGTCAACAACGCACGCCGACAGCCCTTGAGAGGCCTTCGAAACCATGCGTTTGACTTCGGTTCCAGCAGCGCGTCTTCGAAGCTTGTATTCACTGGTCCAAACGCTTTAGAAAGAATGCTGTCTCAGAGCATCGGCCAGAGCCTGGAAGAAGGCATAATCAGCGGAGCCGGTGGACAGCGTGCAATCGTGCAAGAGATTGGTCATGGCTTCAACCCCAGCGTTGCCCACATCGTCGGTCACCCGAATGTACATGGTTTTCATCAGGCGTTTCCACCGGGAGCATTACACGGTATTTCTTACGCTGGGGTACAAAGCGCTGGCCAAGAATTCCAGCGTAACGTCGGCAAGACCCTACAACATGCCGTGATACCCAGCTTTGCACAACAGCTAACACAGGGTGGCGCTCGTGGCCTATCCCAGGGCGTCACTATAGGTGCCGCACGTGGTGTTAACCCCACCGTCATACAACGAATGACACGTACCAAATCTAAAGCACCACAGCGTACAACAGGCCAACAAGTGGTACATACCATGCTCCCGGCAGGCAGCTATGTTTCAAGCCCCAGCTACGTATCAAATTCCGGCTTCGTGCGAGCATTCCAGCCTAATTATGACAGTTCGTACGCAAGCCCAACATTCACGAGTAGCGTGCACGACGATTTTAGCTTCGGCGACAGCAAAGTCATACATGGGCCAACCTACGTGGTGCACACTTTTGGCAGCAACAGGGATCCCTACTTCAGCAGTCTCAAGTCTTACACGAGCAAGAGTCACCGGAGTAGCAAACCCTACGTGCGAAAAGCCATCGTTATTAAAGAGAAGGGCCGCCATCGACTATGA